One stretch of Acidobacteriota bacterium DNA includes these proteins:
- a CDS encoding DUF2306 domain-containing protein, giving the protein MSRRRLSISTLWSFIVLLAALGVTASVLRAWGVFDSVFLSEGEVPEMSRIDRANLRALNELLAIEPGTALYEDGEEQNRRFLGKFNSNPGATLLHVMPAALFMILAPIQFVARLRSRHPAWHRWSGRFLVALAVPIAISGFYFGILMPFSGLLESSGIALFGTLFLVAAIRGFGAIRAGDVVRHRAWMIRMVAVALGVSSVRIIGMLLAVLLREGPDIWFGPSVWLGFGLTVVAAELWIRRTSPRKKRATPLGPTLPPPASLPAPEPSIGG; this is encoded by the coding sequence GTGAGTCGTCGACGACTGTCGATATCGACACTTTGGTCCTTCATCGTTCTGCTGGCGGCGCTCGGCGTCACCGCCTCGGTGCTGCGGGCGTGGGGGGTGTTCGACAGTGTGTTCCTCAGCGAAGGCGAGGTGCCGGAGATGTCGAGGATTGATCGCGCCAACCTCCGCGCTCTCAATGAACTGCTCGCGATCGAGCCTGGAACGGCGCTGTACGAGGATGGAGAGGAGCAGAACCGCCGGTTTCTCGGAAAATTCAACAGCAATCCGGGCGCGACGCTCCTTCACGTGATGCCTGCTGCCCTGTTCATGATCCTTGCGCCGATACAGTTCGTGGCTCGACTCCGTTCCCGGCATCCGGCGTGGCATCGCTGGAGCGGCCGATTCCTGGTCGCCCTGGCTGTTCCGATTGCGATTTCAGGATTCTACTTCGGTATCCTGATGCCCTTCTCGGGACTTCTGGAATCGTCGGGGATCGCCCTGTTCGGCACGCTCTTCCTCGTTGCTGCGATCCGCGGCTTCGGCGCCATCCGCGCCGGAGACGTGGTACGCCACCGAGCATGGATGATTCGGATGGTCGCGGTCGCCCTCGGCGTGTCGAGCGTTCGAATCATCGGAATGCTGCTTGCGGTGCTCCTTCGGGAAGGCCCCGACATCTGGTTCGGCCCATCCGTATGGCTCGGATTCGGCCTCACGGTCGTCGCAGCAGAGCTCTGGATCCGCCGTACGAGCCCGAGGAAAAAGCGAGCAACTCCACTAGGCCCCACGCTCCCCCCTCCGGCTTCCCTGCCCGCGCCGGAACCGTCCATTGGCGGGTGA